The Lycium barbarum isolate Lr01 chromosome 11, ASM1917538v2, whole genome shotgun sequence genome contains the following window.
TCTTACATGACACTTATTTTCTTTCATGTGAAAATAATGACATTTTCATACGCGTGGATGCTCTttacttttaaataatttatttcattcataaatataatttataattatagaaatatttaaaaccataagTCTAAAAGTATTCCGGAGTTAATTTCATGAATGATCACTTTGGGCCTGTTTGGAAATCCACCCGGGTAATTgaaattgagtgtaattgggtgTCATTACACAAtttatcctgtttgtttgatcaattaattACTTGATTAGgtgagaattgagtgtaattgagagggtgtaattacactttCTAATTCTCAAAGGgggttgagaattgggtgtaattacactctatAATTACATGGTtacttttagttttttttttttttttttaatttctttttttttttaatttacttttatttctattattttaacttctttttattatattattatttttatattatttagctTTCATTCCCTTTTTCTCAttctcaacctttacttcttgtgattccatgtaattgctcgtattgtttttaattttattcatttagcaaaattgtgttattattctaataatTACACCAATACCAATTACTAGGTGgttttccaaacagacccttaatTTATATTTTATTGCACTAGTATTACTAAACTATTTTTCGCAAGAAAAAAATCATTGAACTTAACACATGTACTAAGAAAGTCGTTAAACTATTTTTTTTGGAGTTTCTCGCCTAGAATAGCAACTCGCTTGTAGTCTCATCTCACATGTTTTTTGATTACTTTTGCTATGTACCAAAAGTAATCGTTCTCCTAAAAATTTCGTCCAGTCAAACACTGCCTCTAAAAATTAATTTAAGTAAATTATGTTGCTAAGATCTTTATAAATATTGACGGTTAGGTGTCGGATCCTCAAAAACTAAGTGTATTCTGAAGGATTTGACAAGAGTGTTATATAATATTTTTCGACAGTTTGAGCAACATAGCAAGTAACTATTATAAAATTAAGTTCTCAGTTTTCAATCTTTCAAGATGATACTGAAAGATTCACTATTCAGAATGTGATTGGTAATTTACCTTGTTCTATGCTTGCAGTTGTTGTTGGATCAAATTTTGAAATTAATGGAAAAATTCTCACTTAGTTGATAACATTTTTGAGATGTTAAGAAAATTTTGTAACACTTCCAAATTAATGGTTTTTTCAGGTGCTGGAGTATTTGGACATCTGTCAGACTCCAAATTGGGAAGAAAAGGCTCCCTCACGATGGTTTGCATTTTGAACGCCGCCTTTGGTTGTTTAACAGCATTTTCTTCAGACTATTGGACCTATACCTTATTCCGCGTACTCTCCGGTTTTAGCACGGGCGGGACCGGCCTTTGCGCTTTTGTTCTCGCTACTGAACCCGTTGGCCAGTCTTGGCGTGGCGTAGCCGGAATGTCCACTTTCTATTTTTTCTCTATTGGAATAGCCGTCGTACCTGCCATTGCTTATTTCTTCCAAACGTGGCGATCTCTCTACATTGCTTCTTCAATCCCATCCATTATGCTTGTTATCTTCGTACTCCCTTTCCTCCATGAGTCACCTCGTTGGTGCCTCGTTAGAGGAAAAGCAGACGAAGCAATGAAAATCATGCACAAAATCGCCAAATCCAATGGAAAACACCTCCCCGATGGTGTTGTTCTCGCCCTCGATAGTGAAGTGAACGATGAGAACGTTCCTAATTCTCAATCCGAGTCCAAAGAAGCCCAAAACGGATCCATATTAGATGTACTGAGGCTACCTTTAACGAGATTTCGGTTGTTCTTAGCTGTGGCGATAAACTTCTTTTGCTCTGTTGTCTACTACGGGTTAAGTCTGAACGCTGTCAACCTCGGGACCAATCTTTACCTCAGCGTCTCCCTCAACGCCATCGCTGAAATGCCTGCCTATTTGTTAACCGCATTAGTATTGGACAGGCTCGGTAGAAAGCCGTTAGCAATATGGACAATGTGGTTTAGCGGGATTTTCTGCTTAGCCGGAAGCTTGATGAAGGCTTACGAGACGTGGAAGGTGGTCCCAATGGTTTGCGGAGTTTTTGGGATATTTGGCATGGCGGGTACTTACAATTTGTTGTTCGTGTATTCGATGGAGTTGTTTCCGACTGTGGTGAGGAATGCTGCGTTGGGATGTGCGACACAGGCATCTCAAATGGGGGCGATTTTGGCGCCCCTAGTGGTTGTTTTAGGGGGTGGGATACCATTTGCAGTGTTTGCAGCATGTGGGATTGCTGGAGGGTTACTGGTAATGTACTTGCCTGAGACTTTAAATAGGCCATTATATGATACAATGGCTGGAATGGAAGAAGCTGAAGCAGAGAAACCAGGCATTCTATCTTAATTTGCCGGTTTttgaacttgattttggagaACTATTTTTAGATTGTACTTATATTAGGTAGTCACAATAAGGCAAGCTCGAATTATGCTCTGTTGCTAGAGGCAGAACTACGTCAAAAGCTAGAAGTTGATCTATCCTAACTTGTAGCTTTTTGACATAAAAGCACTTTGAGATTTGACCAAATAAATTACAATTGTAGAGTATCTCTCAATCTTCCTTGTTCTCCACCAAAATGACCTACGAATAAATTCGGAACTTAAAATAAATTAAACTAACTTGTACTGAAAATAATGCTTATCACTCCGAGCGCAGTCTTAAGAGGCATCATGCAATTTATAAAAAGAATATTTAATTGAAATAGAAGAGATCATTTTAGTCATGTATATGCAGGGACAATATAATTCTATAAATCACAAAAAAAGTTATCACAATTAGAGCTTAGGAATGTCATGAGTTCACGATGCCTAAGAAATAGTCCAATAATATCTTTATGTTTAGACATCACTCAAAAATCAATATCCTGTTACCTTGCTATTGCTTTATtcaataatttttaaaataacCAAATTTTCAACTAAATATGCTTTCCCCTTGATTTTTCTAAGCAATGCTCCATTAAACTTTTTTCTAGAGGAAAAGATAATGCTGAAGAGTATATATGCGTcaaattttctcttatttttgtAATACCAGCCTCTCTTCAATTAAGGTTCAAAAACCTATCAGTTTCAGCAACATAAAATAAAtcaatatttatttaattataattgCAAAAAATTGAACTATCATCATTttaaaataataagaaaatagacTCAGAGAACAAAAGAGAAAAAATGACAATACCTTTTATATTTTCACCCTCCATAAGAATCTATGTTGTTTAGTTCCAACAAGTTGTTAATTCCCCTATATTGTATCTCACTGATAATTTTATCTGGATTAGTCCCCATTATTTACGTTACTCCAAGTCTATTGCCACCTGCAAGTTAAAGAAAATGAAGAGATTAAAGACTCAAATTTGACACCCCACAATTCTCGTCATACTCCCAAAATTGGCTTCAGCAAGATATGAAAGTAAGGAACTCTAAAATGTCAAAAACCCAATAATTTGAAGTTTTATAAAAAACAAATATCAAGATAAAAAGATAAACTTTGCTTGATAATTGACTGTACAAATAA
Protein-coding sequences here:
- the LOC132618425 gene encoding organic cation/carnitine transporter 4-like; amino-acid sequence: MSDSSTPSNGDLHSPLISKPKKVTMDQMLDKYCGEFGWWQFRHFVLTSLAWALEGIHTMVMIFADREPGWKCSTNRCDSTVKSVCGLEPGSWEWLGGNASSTVTEFGLICGQKYKVGLVQSLFFAGCMIGAGVFGHLSDSKLGRKGSLTMVCILNAAFGCLTAFSSDYWTYTLFRVLSGFSTGGTGLCAFVLATEPVGQSWRGVAGMSTFYFFSIGIAVVPAIAYFFQTWRSLYIASSIPSIMLVIFVLPFLHESPRWCLVRGKADEAMKIMHKIAKSNGKHLPDGVVLALDSEVNDENVPNSQSESKEAQNGSILDVLRLPLTRFRLFLAVAINFFCSVVYYGLSLNAVNLGTNLYLSVSLNAIAEMPAYLLTALVLDRLGRKPLAIWTMWFSGIFCLAGSLMKAYETWKVVPMVCGVFGIFGMAGTYNLLFVYSMELFPTVVRNAALGCATQASQMGAILAPLVVVLGGGIPFAVFAACGIAGGLLVMYLPETLNRPLYDTMAGMEEAEAEKPGILS